One Leishmania major strain Friedlin complete genome, chromosome 29 DNA segment encodes these proteins:
- a CDS encoding conserved hypothetical protein (previous protein_id=AAZ09740.1), translated as MYLPNTNSSSQMMQFPSNQSQQQFSAISSYTPQQQFIVQHPQQQGVYQAQNPQLVPMNIPSQSNQQYVGGPPGTIYEGGVQGSMNQSSPDQNALRHNRTQMVPVPSNDERYRKQLIVNYLAQDVTSADLHTLFARFGPLDGARIIFDRQTSMPRGYGFVYFRYPDSAKQAVDTMNGYEFHGKRLKVGYSTNPLNIISSASSNQYPAGQVK; from the coding sequence ATGTACCTGCCGAACACGAACTCCTCCTCGCAGATGATGCAGTTCCCCTCTAACCAATCTCAGCAGCAGTTTTCTGCCATTTCCTCCTACACCCCTCAGCAGCAGTTTATCGTTCAGCACCCACAACAGCAGGGTGTGTACCAGGCGCAGAATCCGCAGCTTGTTCCGATGAATATACCGTCGCAATCGAACCAGCAGTACGTTGGCGGGCCGCCGGGCACTATCTACGAAGGCGGAGTCCAGGGATCGATGAACCAGTCGTCTCCTGACCAAAACGCTCTTCGCCACAACAGGACGCAGATGGTTCCAGTCCCCTCCAACGACGAGCGATACCGAAAGCAGCTCATTGTGAACTACCTCGCCCAGGACGTCACCAGCGCTGACCTGCACACTCTCTTCGCCCGCTTTGGCCCCCTCGACGGCGCACGCATCATCTTCGATCGACAGACCAGCATGCCTCGCGGCTACGGCTTTGTCTACTTCCGCTATCCCGACAGCGCCAAGCAGGCTGTGGACACCATGAACGGCTACGAGTTTCACGGAAAGCGCCTTAAGGTCGGGTACTCGACCAACCCACTCAACATCATCTCCAGTGCATCCTCGAATCAATACCCCGCCGGGCAGGTTAAGTAA